Proteins encoded together in one Falco peregrinus isolate bFalPer1 chromosome 2, bFalPer1.pri, whole genome shotgun sequence window:
- the GOLGA3 gene encoding golgin subfamily A member 3 isoform X1, producing the protein MDSSSVQQDIQLENKSSNVAPSSSGGHLDCKAKSELPDTTDEMNTTGININEVPNEVGSLEINSEVDACQNGPELLFPDSPVPFDPTSSAQGQELSPGVTGFHDSLRKSQGTSAEGIVLRKEALQSLKISLPMQETELCSVESSLPLEKEEQIRLQARRRLEEQLKQYRVKRHQERSNQSMSKTRPSSTLDPELMLNPEILPRASTVAMTKEYSFLRTSVPRGPKLGSLGLPASSKERRNSKSRPSKIRSLADYRTEDSGSRNTIGNFVATDLSCGTLKQSRSGPTSIVSEISLPSDLDDRIENSSLAGDSVSEIDGSEVGTRLDGNESDSSNYSSVSGLYNSLQNAEGKQGVPYTINGQKIHPDAMGQFPSISEVLQAAAVEHQAQEQEVNGEVRSRRDSISSSVSMESSIAGTHDEMLQVLKEKMRLEGQLETLSLEANQALKEKTELQAQLAALNMKLQAQMEHSQNSQQKQESLSSEVATLKQSCWDLERAMADLQNTLEAKNASLASSNNDLQLAEEQYQRLLLKVEDMQKNVLTRDSTVHDLRQQLASLQSQLQKVQLERTALTNKLKASETEITSLQNVRQWYQQQLVLAQEARVRLQSEMANIQAGQMTQAGMLEHLKLENVALSQQLTETQHRSIKEKERIAAQLQNIEADMLDQEAAFMQIQEAKTMVEEDLQRKLEEFEDEKEQLQKMADSAATLGQELEQVRLTLHQRDLQLESLQQEHLDLMKQFTLTQETLHTKEQSLDDLQTQYDELKARLEEFQSDATSKDDMIQYLQNEKIVLEVALQAAKASKEQLDEGTVRLGEDREVASEVLEQLRQEMAIKSSQVENLQQENASFKKQVQKVKEQFLQQKVMVEAYRRDASSKDQLISELKATKKRLDSEVKEIKRELLKIQAEKQSLESEHSKLQKEVSRVQQQMVEIENHLQSVQKERDDMETRLQYLQFDKEQMASLAEANQALKQQVEQMQEEAKTAITEQKQKMKRLGSDLTSAQKEMKAKHKAYENAVGILSRRLQESLAAKESAEAELSKLKAQITDGGNDQIAQERIQALETELQAVSSSKLMLEKELQEVISLTSQELEEYKEKVLELEDELQESRGFRKKIKRLEEINKKLALELEHERGKLTGLSQSNAALREHNNILETALAKREADLVQLNLQVQAVLKRKEEEDQQMQQLIQALQASLEKEKSKVKDLKKQEAAAKADAAHNRRHYRAAVLELSEIKKELHAKELLVQALQAEVDKLQVEDEKHSQEVSQFQEELAEARSQLQLLQKQLDDKLSEQPVVSQEVEDLKWEVERREREIETLKQQLDMSEQRSHKELEGMQVVLQNIKTELEMVREDLSVTQKDKFMLQAKVTELKNSMKSLLQQNQQLKLDLKHGKMKKRKELKGENNSSNPVTPVKIPDCPVPAALLEELLKPSTAVSKEPLKNLNSCLQQLKQEMDSLQRQMEEHTITVHESMSSWTRIEGQLMDLTSASPATASEQQEIPTVDEKKQNYSVSDKEALTL; encoded by the exons ATGGACTCCTCGTCTGTCCAGCAGGACATTCAGTTGgagaacaaaagcagcaatgtGGCCCCTAGCAGCTCTGGAGGACACTTGGATTGTAAAGCCAAGTCAGAATTGCCGGATACAACAGATGAAATGAACA ctaCCGGAATTAACATCAATGAAGTGCCAAATGAAGTGGGAAGTCTGGAGATAAACAGTGAAGTGGATGCCTGCCAGAATGGGCCAGAGTTGCTCTTCCCTGACTCTCCTGTACCTTTTGACCCCACCAGCAGTGCGCAGGGTCAAGAGTTGTCCCCAGGTGTGACTGGTTTCCATGACAGCCTAAGGAAGTCTCAGGGAACTAGTGCTGAGGGCATAGTTCTTAGAAAAGAAGCTTTGCAGTCTCTCAAAATAAGTCTTCCCATGCAAGAAACTGAATTGT GCTCAGTGGAGTCTTCACTCCCATTAGAGAAAGAGGAACAAATAAGACTACAAGCAAGAAGACGGCTAGAAGAACAGCTCAAACAATACAGAGTGAAGAGACATCAAGAAAGG TCGAATCAGTCTATGTCCAAAACCCGACCCTCCAGCACCCTAGATCCTGAGCTGATGTTAAATCCAGAAATCTTGCCAAGAGCTAGCACTGTAGCAATGACAAAAGAATACTCCTTTTTACGGACCAGTGTCCCCAGGGGGCCAAAACTGGGTAGCTTGGGGCTTCCGGCATCCtcaaaagagagaagaaattcaAAATCTAGGCCCAGCAAGATCCGGTCCTTGGCTGACTACAGAACTGAAGATTCAGGCTCTAGAAACACTATTGGGAATTTTGTGGCTACTGATTTATCTTGTGGGACTCTGAAGCAAAGCAGGAGTGGTCCAACATCGATTGTTTCTGAAATTAGTCTACCATCTGACCTGGATGATCGAATAGAAAATTCCTCCTTAGCAGGAGACAGTGTTTCAGAGATTGATGGGAGTGAAGTGGGAACGAGGCTGGATGGAAATGAGAGTGACAGCTCTAACTACAGCAGTGTGTCAGGGCTGTATAACAGCTTACAGAATGCAGAAGGCAAACAGGGTGTTCCATATACAATAAACGGTCAGAAGATACATCCAGATGCAATGGGACAATTTCCTTCCATCAGCgaggtgctgcaggctgcagcagtggagCATCAAGCCCAAGAGCAAGAAGTTAATGGGGAAGTGCGGAGCAGGAGAGACAGTATTTCTAGCAG TGTCTCTATGGAAAGCTCTATCGCAGGAACGCATGACGAAATGTTGCAGGTTCTGAAAGAGAAGATGCGACTCGAAGGGCAACTAGAAACACTCTCACTAGAAGCTAATCAG GCTCTCAAAGAGAAGACTGAGCTACAAGCCCAACTTGCAGCTTTGAACATGAAGCTTCAGGCACAGATGGAGCACAGCCAAAAcagccagcagaagcaggaatCTCTGAGTTCTGAAGTGGCCACATTAAAGCAGTCTTGCTGGGATCTGGAACGAGCGATGGCTGACCTGCAAAATACATTGGAAGCAAAGAATGCTAGTTTGGCTTCTTCAAATAATGATTTGCAGTTAGCAGAGGAGCAGTACCAAAGACTCCTGCTGAAGGTTGAAGATatgcaaaaaaatgttctcaCCAGGGACAGCACAG ttcATGATCTACGACAGCAGTTGGCTTCCTTACAGAGCCAGCTTCAGAAGGTGCAGCTGGAACGGACCGCGCTGACCAACAAGCTGAAGGCATCTGAAACGGAAATCACATCACTCCAAAACGTGCGGCAGTGGTaccagcagcagcttgtgctAGCGCAGGAGGCCCGTGTCAGGCTGCAGAGTGAGATGGCCAATATACAG GCTGGGCAAATGACCCAAGCAGGTATGTTGGAACATCTCAAACTAGAGAATGTGGCGCTGTCTCAGCAGCTGACCGAAACCCAGCACAGATCCATTAAAGAAAAGGAACGTattgcagcacagctgcaaaataTTGAG GCTGACATGTTAGATCAAGAAGCTGCCTTCATGCAGATCCAGGAAGCTAAAACCATGGTGGAAGAAGACTTGCAGAGAAAACTAGAGGAGTTTGAGGATGAGAAAgaacagcttcagaaaatggCTGATTCTGCAGCAACATTGGGGCAAGAATTGGAACAG GTCAGGTTGACTTTGCATCAGCGAGATCTGCAGCTTGAATCTTTACAGCAAGAACACCTAGACCTAATGAAGCAATTCACTCTGACCCAAGAGACGTTGCACACTAAAGAGCAGTCCCTGGATGACCTGCAAACACAGTATGATGAACTGAAGGCCAGGTTAGAAGAGTTCCAAAGTGACGCTACTTCTAAAGATGACATGATCCAGTATTTGCAGAATGAGAAGATTGTCTTGGAAGTAGCTTTGCAGGcagcaaaagcaagcaaagaacAACTTGATGAGGGAACAGTGCGCCTTGGAGAAGATAGAGAAGTAGCATCAGAAGTCTTGGAACAACTGAGGCAAGAAATGGCAATCAAGTCAAGCCAG GTAGAGAATCTACAACAAGAAAATGccagctttaaaaaacaggttCAAAAAGTGAAGGAACAGTTCCTGCAGCAGAAA GTAATGGTGGAAGCTTATCGAAGAGATGCAAGTTCTAAGGACCAGCTGATTAGCGAACTGAAAGCTACAAAAAAGCGGCTGGACTCAGAAGTGAAAGAGATAAAACGAGAGCTACTGAAAATTCAAGCTGAAAAACAGTCACTTGAATCTGAACATTCAAAACTACAGAAGGAGGTATCTCGGGTTCAGCAGCAGATGGTGGAAATAGAAAATCATCTTCAGTCAGTGCAGAAAGAACGAGACGATATGGAAACACGTCTACAG TACTTGCAGTTCGATAAGGAACAAATGGCATCTCTTGCTGAGGCAAATCAGGCACTAAAACAACAAGTAGAACAAATGCAAGAAGAAGCAAAAAC GGCCATTActgagcagaaacagaaaatgaagcgTCTAGGGTCAGATCTGACAAGTGCtcagaaagagatgaaagcaaaacataaagCCTATGAGAATGCAGTTGGCATTCTTAGTCGTCGGCTACAGGAATCTCTCGCTGCAAAGGAATCTGCTGAAGCAGAGTTGAGCAAACTAAAAGCACAAATCACTGATGGTGGAAATGACCAGATTGCTCAG GAAAGGATTCAGGCTCTGGAGACAGAATTGCAAGCCGTTAGCAGCAGTAAGTTGATGCTGGAAAAAGAGTTGCAAGAAGTGATTTCACTTACCAGCCAGGAGCTTGAAGAATACAAAGAGAAAGTGCTGGAACTTGAGGATGAG CTTCAGGAATCTAGAGGCTTCAGGAAGAAGATAAAACGtttagaagaaattaataaGAAGTTGGCGCTTGAACTGGAGCATGAACGTGGAAAACTTACAGGTCTTAGTCAGTCCAATGCCGCTTTGCGGGAGCACAACAATATCCTTGAAACAGCATTAGCAAAAAGAGAGGCAGATTTGGTACAACTGAATCTACAG GTACAGGCAGTCCTGAAGCGGAAAGAGGAAGAGGATCAGCAAATGCAACAACTTATTCAAGCTTTACAGGCTTccttagagaaagaaaagtcaaaagTTAAAGACCTGAAGAAGCAG gaagcagcagccaaagcagatGCAGCACATAACCGCCGTCAttacagagctgctgtgcttGAGCTCAGTGAAATCAAGAAAGAACTACATGCCAAAGAACTGCTTGTGCAAGCCCTTCAGGCTGAAGTGGACAAACTGCA GGTAGAAGATGAAAAACATTCCCAGGAGGTATCACAGTTTCAGGAAGAGCTGGCAGAAGCCAGGTCTCAGCtccagcttctgcagaagcagctggatGACAAGCTTAGTGAACAGCCTGTAGTAAGCCAAGAG GTGGAAGACCTCAAGTGGGAAGTAGAAcgaagagaaagagaaattgaAACGCTTAAGCAGCAGCTGGATATGAGTGAACAGCGCAGTCACAAGGAGTTAGAAGGCATGCAAGTTGTCTTGCAG aatATCAAGACTGAGTTGGAAATGGTGAGGGAAGACCTGTCAGTGACTCAGAAGGATAAGTTTATGCTGCAAGCTAAAGTGACTGAACTGAAGAATAGCATGAAGTcgctgctgcagcagaaccaGCAACTGAAGTTGGACCTGAAGCACGGCAAGATGAAGAAG AGGAAGGAACTGAAAGGAGAGAATAACTCTTCAAATCCTGTGACTCCAGTCAAGATTCCTGATTGTCCAGtgcctgctgccttgctggaaGAACTGTTGAAACCATCGACAGCTGTGAGCAAGGagcctttgaaaaatctgaacagCTGTCTCCAGCAATTAAA GCAAGAGATGGACAGCCTTCAGCGTCAGATGGAGGAACACACCATTACAGTACATGAATCAATGTCTTCGTGGACTCGGATTGAAGGGCAGCTAATGGACCTTActtctgccagccctgcaaCCGCATCAGAGCAGCAGGAGATTCCTACTGtagatgaaaagaaacagaattacaGTGTTAGTGACAAGGAAGCTTTGACACTATAA